A region of Fusarium keratoplasticum isolate Fu6.1 chromosome 6, whole genome shotgun sequence DNA encodes the following proteins:
- a CDS encoding Alpha-aminoadipate reductase produces MAELPDPTIDLDWSGYVGAIHEIFHKNALAHPDRPCVTETESSTSPTRTFTYRQIDEASTTIANYLHDAGITNGDVVMIFAHRSVELVCAFMGTLASGATVTVLDPLYPPQRQQIYLEVSQPKALISIGKTTDENGPLAPLVQKFIDEDLGIKVRIPDLRLSDAGLLSGGDKEGVDIFDSLRSKASSPPDVIVGPDSYPTLSFTSGSEGRPKGVLGRHYGLTRYFPWMAKRFNLSSESLFACLSGIAHDPIQRDIMTPLFLGAQLLIPAKEDIQHEKLSEWMRRWSPTTTHLTPAMGQILVGGATAKFPALKQVFFVGDVLTTRDCKALRQLGPSCSIINMLGTTETSRAVSYFEIPSATEDPEALDSLGDTIPAGWGMQDVQILVISREDNTKICPVGELGEIYFRAAGLAEGYLGDPQKTAEKFVDNWLVDNAKWVEADKANDKGEPWRRYYKGPRDRLYRTGDLGQYLPSGAVRVSGRIDSQVKIRGFRIELNEIDANLGGSPLVRDVKTLVRRDRNEEPTLVSYVVPEISEWKRWLEAQNHEDIEDEGVEMGPTVVYLKRFRRMQAEVRDHLKSRLPAHSVPSIYIMLQKLPLNPNGKVDFPNLPFPDAAARTEDASEEDLKSWEALSETEKTLATQWSTLIPGLNAKTIRPESNFFDCGGHSLLAQQLLLNIRKSLGADITIGVLYANPSLRGLGSQVDRLRSGQAATVDKAVDTVYSESFDELINTLDDKYQSADPDALSPSSGATFFLTGATGFLGAYLVKEILGRENTKLIAHIRGAKGLDFAKDRLTRSLKGYGLWQDSWAERIECVLGDLSKPRLGLDDASWKHVTETADAVVHNAAYVHWIARYEQMMRPNVLSTIDAMKLCNEGKPKLFSFVSSTSTLDTDHYVKLSHEQTATGRGAVLEADDMQGSRVGLGTGYGQTKWVSEQLVREAGKRGLRGAVVRPGYILGSRENGVSNTDDFLIRLCKGCVQLGARPLIINSVNAVPVDHVARVVIASALNPLPGVNVVHVTAHPRLRMNEFLSALEYYGYKVPEVDYEEWKTQLEEFVSAGSTEKDQEQSALMPLFHMATSNLPSTTRAPELDDRNAVAVLKADADRWTGVDDSAGEGITREDIGRYLRFLAEIKFMPLPTGRGRELPPIAADIAQAQAQWGVGGRGGAA; encoded by the exons ATGGCTGAGCTGCCCGATCCCACCATCGACCTCGACTGGAGCGGCTATGTCGGTGCAATCCACGAGATCTTTCACAAGAACGCCCTGGCCCACCCCGACAGGCCTTGTGTGACCGAGACTGAGAGTTCAAC GTCGCCAACCAGGACATTCACCTACCGGCAGATCGACGAGGCGTCCACCACCATTGCCAACTACCTACACGATGCTGGCATCACCAATGGAGATGTTGTCATGATATTTGCCCACCGCTCCGTCGAGCTGGTCTGCGCCTTTATGGGAACTCTG GCTTCTGGAGCCACAGTAACAGTTCTTGACCCCCTCTACCCGCCGCAAAGGCAGCAAA TCTATCTGGAAGTCTCccagcccaaggccctgaTTTCCATCGGCAAGACCACTGACGAGAATGG TCCCCTTGCTCCCTTGGTACAGAAGTTTATTGACGAGGACCTGGGCATCAAAGTACGGATTCCAGATCTCCGCCTCAGCGATGCTGGCCTGCTGTCTGGTGGCGACAAGGAGGGCGTGGATATCTTTGACAGCTTGCGAAGCAAGGCTTCGTCACCTCCCGATGTTATTGTTGGTCCAGACTCATATCCTACGCTTTCCTTCACCTCGGGAAGTGAGGGACGACCAAAGGGGGTGCTGGGTCGTCATTACGGTCTGACCAGATACTTCCCCTGGATGGCCAAGCGTTTCAACCTCTCATCCGAGAGCCTCTTCGCTTGTCTCTCCGGTATCGCCCATGACCCCATTCAACGAG ACATCATGACACCCCTGTTCCTCGGCGCTCAGTTGCTCATCCCGGCCAAGGAGGACATCCAGCATGAGAAACTGAGCGAATGGATGAGACGTTGGTCACCGACTACGACTCACCTCACTCCTGCGATGGGTCAGATCCTTGTCGGTGGTGCAACCGCCAAATTCCCCGCCCTGAAGCAGGTCTTCTTCGTCGGCGATGTCCTCACTACACGCGACTGCAAGGCACTTCGCCAACTGGGTCCTTCAtgctccatcatcaacatgtTAGGCACTACCGAGACAAGCCGCGCGGTGTCGTATTTCGAGATTCCTTCCGCCACAGAAGACCCGGAAGCCCTCGACTCGCTTGGTGATACCATCCCTGCAGGTTGGGGGATGCAAGATGTTCAAATCCTCGTCATTTCTCGGgaagacaacaccaagattTGCCCCGTTGGCGAACTGGGCGAGATATATTTCAGAGCGGCTGGTTTGGCTGAGGGTTACCTCGGCGATCCCCAGAAGACGGCTGAGAAGTTCGTCGACAACTGGCTGGTTGACAATGCCAAGTGGGTGGAAGCTGACAAGGCTAACGACAAGGGCGAGCCATGGCGCCGCTACTACAAGGGACCCCGTGATAGGCTATACCGAACAGGAGACCTTGGCCAGTATCTCCCTTCGGGAGCTGTCCGTGTCTCTGGTCGTATCGACTCTCAGGTTAAGATTCGCGGTTTCCGGATCGAGCTCAACGAAATCGATGCCAACCTGGGCGGCAGCCCCTTGGTCCGAGACGTCAAAACTCTCGTGCGAAGAGATCGCAACGAGGAACCCACGCTTGTGAGCTATGTAGTTCCCGAGATCTCCGAGTGGAAGCGCTGGCTGGAGGCCCAGAACCACGAGGATATCGAAGACGAGGGTGTGGAGATGGGGCCTACCGTGGTCTACCTCAAGAGGTTCCGTCGTATGCAAGCCGAGGTGCGAGACCATCTCAAGTCTCGTCTACCCGCCCACTCAGTGCCCTCCATCTACATCATGCTGCAGAAGCTTCCCCTTAACCCGAACGGCAAGGTAGACTTCCCGAACCTACCCTTCCCCGATGCTGCCGCGAGAACAGAGGACGCCTCGGAAGAGGATCTGAAGAGCTGGGAGGCCCTATCTGAGACGGAGAAGACCCTTGCCACGCAGTGGTCAACACTAATCCCTGGCCTCAACGCCAAGACTATCAG GCCTGAATCAAACTTCTTCGACTGTGGTGGACACAGTCTCCTGGCtcagcagctcctcctcaacattCGCAAGAGTTTGGGTGCTGACATCACCATCGGCGTCCTCTACGCGAACCCCAGCCTCAGAGGTCTGGGATCCCAGGTGGACCGTCTACGCAGTGGTCAGGCTGCTACAGTTGACAAGGCTGTCGACACCGTCTACTCCGAGTCGTTTGACGAGCTGATCAACACGCTCGACGATAAGTACCAGAGCGCGGATCCGGATGCTCTAAGCCCATCGAGTGGCGCCACATTCTTCCTCACTGGTGCTACAGGTTTCTTGGGCGCCTACcttgtcaaggagatccTGGGCAGAGAGaacaccaagctcatcgCGCACATTCGTGGAGCCAAGGGACTtgactttgccaaggatCGTCTGACGAGGTCACTCAAGGGCTATGGTTTGTGGCAGGACTCGTGGGCCGAGAGGATTGAGTGCGTCCTTGGTGACCTTTCAAAGCCtcgtcttgggcttgacgatgccagCTGGAAGCATGTCACCGAGACAGCGGATGCCGTGGTCCATAACGCGGCATATGTTCATTGGATTGCTCGATACGAGCAGATGATGCGCCCCAACGTCCTGTCTACTATTGACGCGATGAAGCTTTGTAACGAGGGAAAGCCCAAGCTATTCTCTTTCGTGTCGTCGACTTCGACCTTGGACACTGATCACTACGTCAAGCTGTCTCACGAGCAAACCGCGACTGGACGCGGAGCGGTGCTTGAAGCCGACGACATGCAGGGCAGCCGCGTTGGCCTTGGTACTGGTTATGGCCAAACCAAATGG GTGTCTGAGCAGCTCGTCCGGGAAGCTGGCAAGCGTGGGCTCCGGGGTGCTGTTGTCCGTCCCGGATACATTCTCGGCAGCCGTGAAAACGGCGTCTCAAACACCGATGATTTCCTGATCAGACTCTGCAAGGGTTGTGTCCAATTGGGCGCAAGACCGTTGATCATCAACTCGGTGAACGCTGTTCCCGTGGACCACGTTGCCAGAGTTGTAATTGCCTCGGCCCTTAACCCCCTACCCGGCGTCAACGTGGTCCACGTCACGGCTCACCCAAGACTTCGTATGAACGAGTTCCTCTCGGCATTGGAGTACTATGGCTACAAGGTCCCTGAGGTGGACTATGAGGAGTGGAAGACGCAGCTGGAGGAGTTTGTGTCTGCCGGTTCCACCGAGAAGGATCAGGAGCAGAGCGCCCTCATGCCGCTATTCCACATGGCAACCTCGAACCTGCCGTCGACTACCCGCGCCCCTGAGCTTGATGACAGAAATGCTGTAGCCGTGCTCAAGGCCGATGCCGACCGCTGGACTGGCGTCGATGATAGTGCGGGCGAGGGTATCACCCGTGAGGACATTGGAAGGTATCTGCGCTTCCTAGCCGAGATCAAGTTTATGCCTTTGCCAACCGGAAGGGGACGCGAGCTGCCTCCCATCGCGGCCGACATTGCGCAGGCTCAGGCACAATGGGGAGTTGGAGGTCGCGGTGGCGCGGCTTAG
- a CDS encoding Aldo-ket-red domain-containing protein — MAPPAQLPLRQLGKNGPKIPAVGFGLMGISIAYGATESDEERLKVLDRAWELGCTNWDTADAYADSEDLIGKWFKLHPERRNDIFLASKFGLKIVDGNFETDSSPEYVRECIDRSLKRLGVEHIDLYYMHRANEDVPIEKTVEAMKQLVEEGKVKYLGLSEVSSTTLRRAHAVHPISAVQVEYNPWTLDIEGPSGTYLLKTCEELDVSVFAYSPLGRGILTGRYRSVDDFEEGDFRRNLARFQGENFRKNLVIVDKFNELAKQKGLTSSQLVLAWLLEQSPRVFVIPGTKKIKYLEENVGASRVTVSKGEEQELRRLVLEAGVEGGRDPTFGNYTDTAPLEA, encoded by the exons ATGGCTCCTCCTGCACAGCTTCCTCTACGCCAACTCGGCAAGAATGGACCAAAGATCCCAGCTGTAGGCTTTGGTCTCATGGGTATCAGCATCGCCTACGGTGCCACTGA ATCAGATGAGGAGCGcctcaaggtcctcgacCGTGCCTGGGAGCTGGGCTGCACCAACTGGGACACTGCCGATGCCTATGCTGACAGCGAGGACCTCATCGGCAAGTGGTTCAAGCTGCACCCTGAGCGCCGCAACGACATCTTTCTTGCGTCAAAGTTTGGGCTCAAGATAGTCGACGGCAACTTCGAGACAGATTCGTCGCCTGAATATGTGAGGGAGTGTATTGACAGGAGTCTGAAGCGGCTCGGTGTTGAGCACATTGATCTTTACTACATGCATCGTGCGAATGAGGACGTGCCTATCGAGAAGACggtcgaggccatgaagCAACTGGTAGA ggagggcaaggtcaagtaCCTGGGTCTCTCAGAGGTCTCGTCCACGACGCTCCGCCGTGCCCACGCCGTGCATCCCATCTCGGCCGTGCAGGTCGAGTACAACCCCTGGACGCTCGATATCGAGGGCCCCTCAGGAACGTACCTCCTCAAGACGTGCGAGGAGCTAGACGTCTCCGTCTTTGCCTACTCGCCCCTTGGGAGAGGCATCTTGACAGGCAGGTACCGCTCAGtcgacgactttgaggagGGAGACTTCCGGCGGAACCTGGCGCGGTTCCAGGGGGAAAACTTCCGCAAGAACCTTGTGATCGTGGACAAGTTCAACGAGCTGGCGAAGCAAAAGGGGCTCACATCCTCGCAGCTCGTCCTCGCCTGGCTGCTAGAGCAGAGCCCACGCGTGTTTGTGATCCCCGGCACCAAAAAGATCAAGTATCTCGAGGAGAACGTGGGAGCGTCGCGAGTGACGGTGAGCAAGggggaggagcaggagctgAGAAGACTTGTGCTTGAGGCCGGGGTTGAGGGAGGACGAGATCCCACGTTTGGGAACTACACAGACACCGCTCCTCTCGAGGCATGA
- a CDS encoding Inositol oxygenase produces MAPGAVVDDFTSHDGQALEALSDKIDDVNVIKYDEKSKFDNEKDKNTFRQYADATDRVKNFYREQHHKQTVSYNLAARNRFYNATRPRAEMTIWEAMEKLNTLVDESDPDTSLSQIQHLLQSAEAIRRDGKPRWMQLTGLIHDLGKLMLFFPELETQGQWDVVGDTFPVGCAFSDKIIYPETFAEGNPDASNPDYNTKYGIYSPNCGLDNIMLSWGHDEYLYHVVKDQSTLPDEALAMIRYHSFYPWHREGAYRHLMCDKDYEMMKAVQAFNPYDLYSKSDGVPDAEKLKPYYMELIDEYFPQRVLKW; encoded by the coding sequence ATGGCTCCCGGCGCTGTTGTCGACGACTTCACCAGCCACGACGGCCAGGCTCTCGAGGCCCTCTCTGACAAGATCGACGACGTCAACGTCATCAAGTACGACGAAAAGTCCAAGTTTGACAAcgaaaaggacaagaacacCTTCCGCCAGTACGCCGACGCCACCGACCGCGTCAAGAACTTTTACCGCGAGCAGCACCACAAGCAGACCGTCTCGTACAACCTGGCTGCCCGCAACCGCTTCTACAATGCCACCCGTCCCCGCGCTGAGATGACCATCTGggaggccatggagaagctcaacaccctcgtcgacgagTCCGACCCCGACACCTCGCTCTCCCAGAtccagcacctcctccagtccgccgaggccatccgcCGCGACGGCAAGCCCCGCTGGATGCAGCTGACCGGTCTCATTCATGATCTGGGCAAGctgatgctcttcttccccgagCTCGAGACCCAGGGCCAGTGGGATGTTGTGGGAGACACATTCCCCGTGGGCTGCGCCTTCAGCGACAAGATCATCTACCCCGAGACTTTCGCCGAGGGCAACCCTGACGCCAGCAACCCCGACTACAACACCAAGTACGGCATCTACTCTCCCAACTGCGgcctcgacaacatcatGCTCAGCTGGGGTCACGACGAGTACCTCTACCACGTCGTCAAGGACCAGTCCACCCTCCCCGACGAGGCCCTGGCCATGATCCGCTACCACTCCTTCTACCCCTGGCACCGCGAGGGCGCCTACCGCCACCTCATGTGCGACAAGGACtacgagatgatgaaggccGTCCAGGCCTTCAACCCCTACGACCTGTACTCCAAGAGCGACGGTGTCCCCGACGCCGAAAAGCTCAAGCCCTACTACATGGAGCTCATTGACGAGTACTTCCCCCAGCGCGTCCTCAAGTGGTAG